In Methylobacterium aquaticum, the following are encoded in one genomic region:
- a CDS encoding NirA family protein, with the protein MADDFDAEQKRYLEGFSHGIAAIRMTGGLAGGGAAPAPAAEPTGPDAIHIKAQDRTVKNGGKLADQEKWKRAENPFDGHNRLIAEAETGKAPKPEDNFRWRYHGLFWVAPAQNSYMCRLRIPNGILHHWQFAGIADLADAHGGGYSHVTTRANLQVRQISPEHGQPFLDGLIDLGLTARGAGADNIRNVTGSPTAGIDAQELLDTRPLAKSWHNHILNDRSLFGLPRKFNVAFDGGGVLPVLEETNDIGFQAVEVMEGAGVEPGIWMRLVLGGITGHRDIARDTGVVLRPKECNAVADAILRVFIENGDRTNRNKARMKYVLDAWGYDKYLAAVEDKLGRKLERVDPAHVKPRGGFDRYAHVGVHAQVQPGLNWIGVVLPVGKMTTDQMRALAKIAQDCGDGQIRLTVWQNFLFSGVPDDRVAEVEARVAALGLSTKASSIRAGLVACTGNRGCKFAAADTKGHALLIADHVEAAVPGLDVPVNVHLTGCHHSCAQHYIGDIGLIGAKVTVSEEGDTVEGYDIVVGGGFGEAAKIGTEIWKAVKAEDCPGRVEALLNDYLAHRTGPEETFQAYTARRGPEALKGLASEMLLEAAE; encoded by the coding sequence ATGGCCGACGACTTCGACGCCGAGCAGAAGCGCTACCTCGAAGGCTTCTCCCACGGCATCGCCGCGATCCGCATGACCGGCGGCCTTGCCGGGGGCGGAGCTGCACCTGCACCCGCCGCCGAGCCGACCGGGCCGGACGCGATCCACATCAAGGCGCAGGACCGCACCGTGAAGAACGGCGGCAAGCTCGCCGACCAGGAGAAGTGGAAGCGGGCCGAGAACCCGTTCGACGGCCACAACCGGCTGATCGCCGAGGCCGAGACCGGCAAGGCGCCGAAGCCCGAGGACAATTTCCGCTGGCGCTATCACGGCCTGTTCTGGGTCGCGCCGGCCCAGAACTCCTACATGTGCCGCCTGCGCATCCCCAACGGCATCCTGCACCACTGGCAGTTCGCCGGCATCGCCGATCTCGCCGACGCCCATGGCGGCGGCTACAGCCACGTCACGACGCGCGCCAACCTCCAGGTGCGGCAGATCTCGCCTGAGCACGGCCAGCCCTTCCTCGACGGGTTGATCGATCTCGGCCTCACCGCCCGGGGCGCAGGTGCGGATAACATCCGCAACGTCACCGGCTCGCCGACGGCGGGCATCGACGCCCAGGAACTCCTCGACACCCGGCCGCTCGCCAAGTCCTGGCACAACCACATCCTCAACGACCGCTCGCTGTTCGGCCTGCCGCGCAAGTTCAACGTCGCCTTCGACGGCGGCGGCGTGCTGCCGGTGCTGGAGGAGACCAACGACATCGGCTTCCAGGCGGTCGAGGTCATGGAGGGCGCCGGCGTCGAGCCCGGGATCTGGATGCGGCTCGTGCTCGGCGGCATCACCGGCCACCGCGACATCGCCCGCGACACCGGCGTGGTACTGCGGCCGAAGGAATGCAACGCCGTCGCCGATGCGATCCTGCGGGTCTTCATCGAGAACGGCGACCGTACCAACCGCAACAAGGCGCGGATGAAGTACGTCCTCGATGCCTGGGGCTACGACAAGTACCTCGCTGCCGTGGAAGACAAGCTCGGCCGCAAGCTGGAGCGGGTCGATCCCGCCCACGTGAAGCCCCGCGGCGGGTTCGACCGCTACGCCCATGTCGGCGTCCATGCCCAGGTCCAGCCGGGCCTCAACTGGATCGGCGTGGTGCTGCCGGTCGGCAAGATGACCACCGACCAGATGCGAGCGCTCGCCAAGATCGCGCAGGATTGCGGCGACGGCCAGATCCGCCTCACCGTGTGGCAGAACTTCCTGTTCTCGGGCGTGCCCGACGATCGTGTGGCGGAAGTCGAAGCCCGCGTCGCGGCGCTCGGGCTGTCCACAAAGGCGTCGAGCATCCGCGCCGGCCTCGTCGCCTGCACGGGCAACCGCGGCTGCAAGTTCGCCGCCGCCGACACCAAGGGCCACGCGTTGCTCATCGCCGACCACGTCGAGGCGGCGGTGCCGGGGCTCGACGTGCCGGTCAACGTCCACCTCACCGGCTGCCATCATTCCTGCGCCCAGCACTACATCGGCGATATCGGCCTCATCGGCGCCAAGGTGACGGTGAGCGAGGAGGGCGACACCGTCGAGGGCTACGACATCGTGGTCGGCGGCGGCTTCGGCGAGGCGGCCAAGATCGGCACCGAGATCTGGAAGGCCGTGAAGGCCGAGGACTGCCCCGGACGGGTCGAGGCCCTGCTCAACGATTATCTCGCCCACCGCACCGGCCCGGAGGAGACCTTCCAGGCCTACACCGCCCGCCGCGGGCCGGAAGCCCTGAAGGGTCTGGCGAGCGAAATGCTGCTGGAGGCGGCCGAGTAG
- a CDS encoding sulfite reductase subunit alpha, with the protein MTQHVAPPLVLIPESAPFNPDQRAWLSGYFAALLGPAVEGATALPAGATPGGPALADNDDAPWHDPSMPLDDRMALAKDRSEPQKLMAAMAQQDCGQCGYNCADYANALFLKKEERLNLCQPGGKDTLRMLKKLEAELGTAAPAGAAAAASDDAPKAEAPVGPYGLCRENPAEAVFLSRRRLNAPGGEKETWHVEIDLAGTGIDYVVGDSLGLFPANAPALADAVIAELGARPERIIATRLSEKTLRDHLLTNYSLGGAPDGLFQLLSLLTSGAQRKKAQALSAGEDPDGDAAYIDVLGALHKFPGARPDAEVFLEALDELQPRLYSISSSPKADPGRVSLTVDAVRYSHRSRLRLGVASTHLGERLAETAKVKVYLQKAHGFGLPSTPETPVIMVGPGTGIAPFRAFLRERAATAAPGKNWLFYGHQRQASDFFYRDELNGLKDQGVLTRLSLAWSRDGAEKTYVQDRMRENGRELWRWLEEGAHFYVCGDAKRMAKDVERAIIDVAATHGGKNPDEAVAYLAALKKANRYQADVY; encoded by the coding sequence ATGACCCAGCACGTCGCTCCCCCGCTCGTCCTGATCCCCGAATCCGCTCCCTTCAATCCCGACCAGCGCGCCTGGCTGTCGGGCTATTTCGCGGCCCTGCTCGGGCCGGCGGTCGAGGGCGCGACGGCGCTTCCAGCCGGCGCGACGCCCGGCGGGCCGGCGCTCGCCGATAACGACGACGCGCCCTGGCACGACCCGTCGATGCCCCTCGACGACCGCATGGCGCTGGCCAAGGACCGCTCCGAGCCGCAGAAGCTGATGGCCGCCATGGCGCAGCAGGATTGCGGCCAGTGCGGCTACAACTGCGCCGACTATGCCAACGCCCTCTTCCTGAAGAAGGAGGAGCGCCTGAACCTGTGCCAGCCCGGCGGCAAGGACACGCTCCGGATGCTGAAGAAGCTGGAGGCCGAGCTCGGCACCGCCGCTCCGGCCGGCGCCGCGGCGGCCGCCTCCGACGACGCCCCGAAGGCCGAGGCTCCGGTCGGTCCCTACGGTCTCTGCCGCGAGAACCCGGCCGAGGCGGTGTTCCTCTCCCGCCGCCGCCTCAACGCGCCCGGCGGCGAGAAGGAGACCTGGCACGTCGAGATCGATCTCGCCGGCACCGGCATCGACTACGTCGTCGGCGATTCGCTCGGCCTCTTCCCGGCCAACGCCCCGGCGCTCGCGGATGCGGTCATCGCCGAGCTCGGCGCCCGGCCGGAGCGGATCATCGCCACCAGGCTCAGCGAGAAGACCCTGCGCGATCACCTGCTGACCAACTACTCGCTCGGCGGCGCGCCGGACGGGCTGTTCCAGCTCCTCTCGCTCCTCACCTCGGGCGCGCAGCGCAAGAAGGCCCAGGCGCTCAGCGCCGGCGAGGATCCGGACGGGGATGCCGCCTACATCGACGTGCTCGGGGCGCTGCACAAGTTCCCGGGCGCCCGGCCAGACGCCGAGGTCTTCCTCGAAGCCCTCGACGAATTGCAGCCGCGGCTCTACTCGATCTCGTCCTCGCCCAAGGCCGATCCGGGCCGGGTGTCGCTCACCGTCGATGCGGTGCGCTACAGCCACCGCTCGCGCCTGCGGCTGGGCGTCGCCTCGACCCATCTCGGCGAGCGCCTGGCCGAGACCGCCAAGGTGAAGGTCTACCTCCAGAAGGCCCACGGCTTCGGCCTGCCGTCTACGCCCGAGACGCCCGTCATCATGGTCGGCCCGGGTACCGGCATCGCGCCGTTCCGCGCCTTCCTGCGCGAGCGCGCCGCCACTGCGGCGCCGGGCAAGAACTGGCTGTTCTACGGCCACCAGCGCCAGGCCTCAGACTTCTTCTACCGCGACGAGCTCAACGGCCTGAAGGACCAGGGCGTGCTGACCCGCCTGTCGCTGGCCTGGTCGCGCGACGGGGCCGAGAAGACCTACGTCCAGGACCGGATGCGCGAGAACGGCCGCGAGCTGTGGCGCTGGCTGGAGGAGGGCGCGCATTTCTACGTCTGCGGCGATGCCAAGCGCATGGCCAAGGACGTCGAGCGGGCGATCATCGACGTGGCGGCGACCCACGGCGGCAAGAACCCGGACGAGGCGGTGGCCTATCTTGCGGCGCTGAAGAAGGCGAACCGGTATCAGGCGGACGTTTACTGA
- a CDS encoding ABC transporter ATP-binding protein: MTHLSLEQVGISFTRSGRTTEVLRDVDLKIDKGEFVSLIGHSGCGKSTVLNIVAGLLKASTGGVLLDGKEVNSPGPERAVVFQNHSLLPWLTVRENVALAVDKVLKSKKSRAERRDWIEHNLALVNMTHAAEKRPHEISGGMKQRVGIARALAMEPKVLLMDEPFGALDALTRAHLQDQLMEIHLRLKNTVIMITHDVDEAVLLSDRIVMMTNGPSATIGEVLSVPLARPRKRLELVEDPTYTHARAEVLEFLYARHAKPAIAA, encoded by the coding sequence ATGACCCATCTCAGCCTCGAACAGGTCGGCATCAGCTTCACCCGGTCCGGGCGCACCACGGAAGTCTTGCGCGACGTCGACCTGAAGATCGACAAGGGCGAGTTCGTCTCGCTGATCGGCCATTCCGGTTGCGGCAAGTCGACCGTGCTCAACATCGTGGCGGGCTTGCTCAAGGCCTCCACCGGCGGCGTCCTCCTCGACGGCAAGGAGGTGAACAGCCCCGGCCCCGAGCGGGCGGTGGTGTTCCAGAACCACTCGCTCCTGCCCTGGCTGACGGTGCGCGAGAACGTGGCGCTCGCCGTCGACAAGGTGCTGAAGTCGAAGAAGAGCCGGGCGGAACGCCGCGACTGGATCGAGCACAACCTCGCGCTCGTCAACATGACCCACGCCGCCGAGAAGCGCCCGCACGAGATCTCCGGCGGCATGAAGCAGCGCGTCGGCATCGCCCGGGCCCTCGCCATGGAGCCGAAGGTCCTGCTGATGGACGAGCCCTTCGGCGCCCTCGACGCCCTGACCCGGGCGCACCTGCAGGATCAGCTGATGGAGATCCACCTGCGGCTGAAGAACACCGTCATCATGATCACCCACGACGTCGACGAGGCGGTGCTGCTCTCCGACCGGATCGTCATGATGACGAACGGGCCCTCCGCCACGATCGGCGAGGTGCTGTCGGTGCCGCTCGCCCGGCCGCGCAAGCGCCTCGAACTCGTCGAGGATCCGACCTACACCCATGCCCGGGCCGAGGTGCTGGAATTCCTCTATGCCCGCCATGCCAAACCCGCGATCGCGGCCTGA
- a CDS encoding NAD(P)/FAD-dependent oxidoreductase, with amino-acid sequence MADRLVVIGNGMASLRFLERLSEAAPGRHAVTCIGAEPVAAYNRVLLSSLLGGEVDEAACTFRGLDWYAEHGITLVTGAPATAIDTDERIVRVGEGLVVPYDKLVLAVGSVPIRLPKPGMDLPGVITFRDLADVAAIRRAAVTGAKAIVIGGGLLGLEAAVGLARLGVDTTLLHVMDRLMERQLDHAAANLVREAMEARGVRVMLNADTAAVEGDGRVERLVLSDGTVLPADLVVMSVGVRPSTALAANAGLAIGRGIRVDDTMATSVPGIYALGECAEHRGQTYGLVEPAYEQAEVLARHLCGVEAAYAGTSLATSLKVSGLPVFSAGAVEVPDGAQAVTWSDPAAGLYRKLVIDGDRLIGAVFVGDVAEQGWCKTLIRTGDTIGSDDRDDLMFGRPAPQPLAA; translated from the coding sequence ATGGCTGACCGCCTCGTCGTCATCGGCAACGGCATGGCCTCGCTCCGCTTCCTGGAGCGGCTGAGCGAGGCCGCCCCCGGCCGCCACGCCGTGACCTGCATCGGCGCGGAGCCGGTGGCGGCCTATAACCGGGTGCTCTTGTCCTCGCTGCTCGGCGGCGAGGTCGACGAGGCGGCCTGCACCTTCCGCGGGCTCGACTGGTACGCCGAGCACGGCATCACCCTCGTCACCGGCGCGCCGGCCACCGCGATCGACACGGACGAGCGCATCGTCCGGGTCGGCGAGGGGCTGGTGGTCCCTTACGACAAGCTGGTGCTCGCCGTCGGCTCGGTGCCGATCCGGCTGCCGAAGCCCGGCATGGATCTTCCGGGCGTCATCACCTTCCGGGATCTCGCCGACGTGGCGGCGATCCGCCGGGCGGCGGTGACGGGGGCCAAGGCCATCGTGATCGGCGGCGGGCTCCTCGGGCTCGAGGCGGCGGTGGGGCTGGCGCGGCTCGGCGTCGACACCACGCTGTTGCACGTCATGGACCGGCTGATGGAGCGCCAGCTCGACCACGCCGCCGCCAATCTGGTGCGCGAGGCGATGGAGGCCCGCGGGGTCCGGGTGATGCTGAACGCCGACACCGCGGCGGTCGAGGGCGACGGCCGGGTCGAGCGCCTGGTTCTCTCGGACGGCACGGTGCTGCCGGCCGACCTCGTGGTGATGTCGGTCGGCGTGCGCCCCTCGACGGCGCTCGCGGCCAATGCCGGCCTCGCCATCGGCCGCGGCATCCGGGTCGACGATACGATGGCGACCTCGGTCCCGGGCATCTACGCCCTGGGTGAATGTGCGGAGCACCGGGGCCAGACCTACGGCCTCGTCGAGCCGGCCTACGAGCAGGCCGAGGTGCTGGCCCGCCATCTCTGCGGCGTCGAGGCGGCCTATGCCGGCACCTCGCTCGCGACCAGCCTGAAGGTCTCGGGGCTCCCGGTCTTCTCCGCCGGCGCGGTCGAGGTGCCCGATGGCGCGCAAGCCGTGACCTGGAGCGACCCGGCGGCCGGCCTCTACCGCAAGCTCGTGATCGACGGCGACCGGCTGATCGGCGCGGTCTTCGTCGGCGACGTCGCCGAGCAGGGCTGGTGCAAGACCCTGATCCGCACCGGCGACACCATCGGTTCCGACGACCGGGACGACCTGATGTTCGGGCGTCCCGCCCCCCAACCCCTCGCAGCGTGA